Genomic segment of Saccopteryx bilineata isolate mSacBil1 chromosome 9, mSacBil1_pri_phased_curated, whole genome shotgun sequence:
cagccatcctacttttaggaatatatcctaagaataccaaatcactgattcaaaagaagaaatgcacccccatgtttatggcagcattgtttacaatagccaagatctagaaacagcccaagtgtctgtcagtggacgagtggattaaaaagctgtggtgcatatacacaatggaatactatgcagccatgaaaaagaaggaaatcttaccttttgtgaaaacatggatggacctggaaactattatgctaatgaaataagccaagcagagaagaaaaagtatcatatgacctcgctcatttgaggaatccaatgaacaatgggaactgagaaatggaatagagacagaggcgggatcaaagggaccagagggaaagtggataaagggaaagaggatgagaggttgagatcagagaagggaaagagattggtgaaattatatatacataacagcattatagatagagaacaggaaaGCCAATattagagggaaggagggagtgtgtggggggagggggacaagggagaggtTGAAGGGAACACAGGGGTAGGGGGATGTACTTGGTAGgaaacttgaatctatgtaaacacaataaattaaaatcaaggaagagagagaaagaaaagtcactGCCCTGACATCTTGGTGGCAGGGAGTCGATGAAACAAGCTCAGGGGAAAGAACGCACAAGTCCACCCATCTGCTGCGGATGTTACACACGCTGGTTCCTCTGAGCCACATGGTATGACTCTGAAAGGACCAGCCTGGAAGATGGTACCACAGAGGGAGCAGGGGCCAGCTGAGGATTCCACACTCCTGGGTGTGGCAAATATGTGAAGGTTGTCATGGAAACACAAAATCATCGTTGACTGCTGGTGCCTAGGagttattggtttattgttttattgtccCCCACAGTGTTAAGCATGTGTCTAGGCATGTGATCTAGAAGGTTTCAAAATGATTCTTGTGTAGTATGTGGGTTTCTGAAAAATGAAGACAGACTATTTTTACTATGGAAAATTACAGACATAAAGAACATAGTACATTTGACCCATGGACAATGCAGAGGTTAGGGGTTGCCACCCCACACACAGTCAAAAATCtacatactggccctggccggttggctcagtggtagagcgtcagcctggcgtgcagaagtcccaggttcgattcccagccagagcacagaggagaagcgcccatctgcttctccacccctccccctctccttcctctctgtctctcttcccctcccacagccaaggctccattggatcaaagatgtcccgggtgctggggatggctccttggcctctgccccaggcgctagagtggctctggtcagcaacagagcgatgccccggaggggcagagcgtcgccccctggtgggtgtgccgggtggatcccggtcaggcgcatgcaggagtctgtcttgactgtctctccccgtttccagcttcagaaagaaaaaaaaaatctacatactATTTTGACTCCCCAAAATAGCCCACTGTTGACCGGAAGCCTTACCAACAAATGCAGTCAATTAACAcacattttgtatgttatatgtattaataCTGTATTCTTGCAGTAAAGTAagccagagaaaataaaatgttattaagaaaacataaggaagagaaaatacatttatagtctTTAGTAAAAAAGATCTGCAGGtaagtggacccatgcagttcaagCGTCAACTGCAGCTACCACCCAGCTTCAACTCTCAGTGGTTTGCCATTCTGTTCTATCTAATCCCTTACCTCTTTTTTCCtggggtatttttaaaaagtcctaaaCATCATGGCAAAATATCTAATATTACAACTTGAATATGCATCTCTTCCAAAGACACCTGGAGCCTGATCTAAGTATGTAATTGTGCTCAAAACTCTGCCTCAGGATCAAATTACCCAGCATCCagctgttagaaaaaatagaaccATTCACCTACCTTGAAAGGTCCCTTGTCATACATGGCAGCATACGTGTAAGCAAACTCCCCCACAAGCACGCGCTCAAACCAGCCTTTCAGGATGGCAGGGACTCCAAACCACTGCAGTGGGAACTGTGAGACGAACAATAAAGAGGTCAGGTTGCAAGCACCCCCTACACAGAAGAAGGCTCAGGATCCCTGGCTGCCACCCATGACCTCACTGAGGGGCGAACCTTTCTTCAGGTCCTTGTCATTTATCATCCTTGGTCAGTCAACTTGACACTCCTGTTTCTACCTACAGTTACAAATATTGGGTGGGTCTGAAGGCCACATACAAATAAGGTTTGTGTCTATGAAATACATTTGACAATGAGGTTTAGACAGCAAGGACTGCAGACAAAGTTTGCTTTGCTGTGTGATGCCTAAATCAATATTTTCTCAAGAGCTTGCTTTAACGTAGGCGTGGAGTCAAAACTATGAAACATGTAGTTTGTGCCCATGGACATAAAATTCTATCAGAATAAACAGAACCACTCCAGTATGCGAACAAGCGACCAAGGTTTATCAGGGCATTCTCATGAGAAAGTTGCTGGGCCGGCCTTTCATCCTGATAAAAGCAGGACAAGAACTAGACCAGTGTCTCTTCTTGACTCATGATTTAAAGGCAACGGCAACTGGAACAAGCCCAGAAGAAAaaaactaggacacagaggactttGTAGGACTCAACAGCTCTCCCGTTGAAGGGTTGCCAACCAACAGAAACAGGGCTAAGGAAGTAGGGTTTTAGAACAGAAAGAACACAGACCGAAAGAGAGTTGTGTTCCTGCCCTGGATCTGTCACTAACTTGATGCCTGACCTTTGCCATCCAAGCCCCAGACCTTGTTTCATTTGCTTCATCCGTAAAAAGAGGGGCTTGAGTGGTCTCGAGTGGCTCCTCCCATTCTCACATTTATGACTCTCCCATTGTGAGGGGTGAGATCTGCAGTGTTTTGGAAGAATTGGTCAGGTGTTTAGCAGATGTGCTTCCTTGTAAATGTTCTACAGTCAGAGTTGAGAACAGAATTGGTTGGCTTACAAAATATTAAGagattactctctctttctcaagtTGTTTTTGGAGAAGTAAGTAACCAGAGCAGGGGCCAGCCCATGTGGCACCTTGGTATGAATTAAAGCACTCCTTCCCAGGATACTTTATTTCCATGTGGAAAGACTGTCATACATAGTACACCGATTTTTTTCTAGAACAAGACGTTTCCTGTCATCTGTTGGGAAACTTGTAATTAATATACAAAGCTCCCATGTTTACAGTGCCCTTCAGTATGTTGATATTTTGCAGTGATAACCCATACAAGTTGTACTGCTAGTAAAGAAGCTAAATTTAAAGGCCATTCATGTCCTTTCCAATTCTAAAATATGCTGATTCTGAGATGCAGACTTGATGTTGCTGCTTTGGCTGCACCCGGATAAGAGGCGGACAGCCTGGACCAAGAAGGCATCCTTTGTGGCTGATGGTGTGTGTCTTTGATTCATAGCAACAGACCTGGGCTAGAATAAGACTTCAAAGGTTGGGTTCTTTGTAGATGACTGAAAGATTGCAAACACCATAACCAGTATCACCCTTCTTGTGACATTTCCAATGTCATCTATGTTCCATGTTGAAGATCAAAAAGAGTTGGAATTGGTAGAAGCAAAATCATGGAGTGCATTCAGGCATTTTCAAGAAAAGATAATTCATAAGAAGCATACACTGCCAGTACTGACTGCTAAATAGTGAGGTGGCTTCCAGAAGAAGGGCTACGCCTTGCTGCTGAAACACATTAAACAGGACAATGCGTATGAACTGGGAAGCTCCAATAGCAGAGAAGTCGATCTCATGAATCCACAAATTAGTCAGGATTCTtacaaagagaaggagagaattgCAGGCTTTGTTGAGAGATTCTATGAAGAATCACTGAttggttcattgcagcattattatttttcattgtatttattcattttttagagaggagagagagaaagaaaggggggagcaggaagcatcaactcccatatgtgccttgaccaggcaagcccagggtttcaaaccagcaacctcagcattccaggtcgatgctttatccactgtgccaccacaggtgagtcattgcagcattatttacaatagctaaaaagTGAAAggaacctaagtgtccatcaacagacgAATGGAGAAAGAAGATACGGTACacattatacaatggaatattgcttggccataaaaaataaaataaaatctgtgacatggatggacctagagggtattatgctaagtgaaataaatcagagaaagacatgtCAAAtggttttacttatatgtggactctaaagaacaaaatagaaacagactcataaatagaaCAGATGGATGATTGTCGGAGGGGCAGGGGGTTGGGGAGCTGAGTGAAAAAGGGATTAAAGAAGTATAACAactggcagttacagaatagtcacagggatataaagtacagcatagggaatacagtcaatcaCATTGTAATAacatgtatggtgccaggtgggtactagacttattaaGGAGAATTACTTtgttaagttatataaatttgtctaaccactatgctgtacacctgaaactaatataatattaaatgtcaactgtaattgaaaaattaaaaaataaaaaagaatcactaattgaaaaaaagattaaacataCTGGGGGGGGAGCTTAAGACTAACATGTCAAAAAAAAGACTAACATGTCACCTTTGCAGTTACATTCATATTTTCAAAGAGTAATACAGCCCCATTCACCAATAGTGCTGCGTTTGAAGTAATTACCTTTACAGAGAATGCAGTAAAGGGGGTAAGTGACTTTAAGACCACATGGCTAATTAGGTGGCAGGTCTAGGACAATaagaattcaagtgtcccatccaACTCCCCTTCTGATGTCCTACCACACCTGAAAAATCACAAGGTCTGCAGCTTCCAGCTTCTTTTGTTCAGCCACAATATCTGGGCTCAGACGGCCTTCTTTATAAGCTAGAACAGACTCAGCAGGATACTGAAAGTTCTCAGGGTCCTTCAGTTTACCtgcagagaggaaaaggagaggcagaggccctggggcCAAGGCAGGACCAGAGAACCCCCAGGCGAGAAGTTCCACAAAGACCTTTATCAAAGGGGGGAGCCGCTCCTACCTGTGATGTCCTTTCTAGAGATGACAGGATTGAAGTTCATGGCATACAGGTCCGACACAGTGACCTCCCATCCTTTCTTCTTCAAAGCCTCTACAGCAGCCTCCTTCATGGCATAGTTGAAGGACGTCCTCTCAGAGTGAGCCAGTACGATCAGGGCTTTTTTGCCTATTTAGATACACACAAGGCATATGGAAAACAGCAGTTACCAACCAGCAAAGCCTGAGCTCCAGGGAGCTGAGCCCGGATCCCTAAGGGAAGAGGCGACTTTGTTAGACATTAGGTTATGCAGCCAGTCCATCCACTGCATCAGAAATAGATTTCCTCCTTGAAAATACCAACAATTAAAAGAGACATTTTAACTCGGTGAGAAAACAGCAGCTATTGTAATCAATGGTGTAGTAGGCATACTTACTTACCATTTACCAAATCCTGTAGGAAAATGATATCtcattttactttgcttttcctGGGCacctttgcatttatttattgtcatttgtatttcctcctttGTGAAGAGTGTATTCATATGcttgccttatttttctttctttttcttaaaatttaaaacgttttctttattgattgattttagagagagagagagagagagagaaagagaaccattttctctttctggtgctgttttcttcccattctatatgaaaatagaattatcCCCTTAGAAAACTAATACTGTAAAAGGTGTTAGAAGTCAGTGTAGCGATTACCCTTGCCAGATGTAATGACTGGAAGGACACAGAAGGGGCTTTTGGGGTGCTGCCAATGTTCTACTTCTTATGATCACACACGTGTGTGTTCCATTTGTGAAAATTTAATTAGAACTTGTGCACTTTTCAGTACGTCTGTTTACtcaataaaagtttttgtttcaAACTGTCCTTCTAACATCACGTATAGAAGTAACTTATTGGCAGATTAAAgatctaagtttttaaaaaataaaaccataagaaTAGTCTAGGAGGAAAGGGAGAATTTGTATAACCTCAGGATAaagttacataaaaataaaaacaattgtgtTTACTGAAAGGTACCATCAACAGAGTCGAAAGACAATCAACTAGAAGAAAATATCCTCAACTCTTAATCACAAAGTTAAAATCCGAAATAATGCCTACAAATAATTAGAAGACAGATGATGCAATAGATATATAAGTTGCCCTGGACAGgttgctcaattggttagagcatcatcctgatacgccaaggttgtgggttcaatccctgctcagggcacatacaagagtcaactagtgaatgcacaaataagcgTAACAACAAATCtatggttctctttctctctctctctctctaaaatcaatcgaaaagaaaatgttttaaattttaagaaaaagaaagaaaaataaggcaagCATATGAATACACTCTTCACaaaggaggaaatacaaatgacaataaataaatgcaaaggtGTCCaggaaaagcaaagtaaaatgaGATATCATTTACCTACAGGATTTGCAAAACAATTTAGGAGAAGCACCACTGAGGGCTATAAAAGATTGCAGGAAACCGGCACATTGccagtgggaatataaattgcCTCAGCCTTTAGGGAAAGTAAATCAGGCTGaatctcttaaaattttaaaggcaTATAAATCTTTGATCTAGCTGTCCAATCTCAGAGAATCTGTTTTACAAACTGACACCCTGAGGACAGAGGGGCAAGAATATGTACTGTACTCTTCTTTTCATTAGCAAAAATCAGAAATAACCCAATTGTCTATTTTGGGGGGCATTTGAATAAATTATCGTATACACATACTATATTATGTTGTTAACAAGAATGAGTTAACTATATCCAGTGACCCAGAAAGCGATCCATGACATATTAACTGATAAAATGAAGTGAATGTGAATCcattttttatagaaaacaaagaaggaaGCTACATGTAGGTAGGTAGATTTGCAGTTATATTGGTATG
This window contains:
- the NQO1 gene encoding NAD(P)H dehydrogenase [quinone] 1 isoform X2, which produces MGKKALIVLAHSERTSFNYAMKEAAVEALKKKGWEVTVSDLYAMNFNPVISRKDITGKLKDPENFQYPAESVLAYKEGRLSPDIVAEQKKLEAADLVIFQFPLQWFGVPAILKGWFERVLVGEFAYTYAAMYDKGPFKNKKTLLSITTGGSDSMYSLKGIHGDMNILLWPIQSGTLHFCGFQVLEPQLTYSIGHTPADVRIQILEGWKKRLENIWDETPLYFAPSIFFDLNFQAGFLMKKEVQEEQKNKKCGLSVGHHLGKSIPTDNQIKARK